ATAACAAACTTAGCCAGAGGCAGCTTAGGATTTTTAGGGAGGAGGAGCAAGACTGAGAAGGTACATCTCAACAGAATTAGGGGAggaaaacttgatttttttttaaaaagagataaaatttaaaaaaattcgatttAAGGGGGGCGACTGCCTGCATTGGGTCTGCCTATGAAAGCTAATAGCTAGTCATGTTTCTAAATATTGGAGGTTCAAAGCACGTGTTTGCATATTACTACCATGCAAcaaaaagaaaaggttaaatGTTGAGAGTATGCAAGACACCTGCTGCCAATGAGTAGGAGCTTCCTCAGGGGATGTAGATAGCACAAGGGTGTCATTGGGATTGGAGCGTTTCTTTTTTTGAGAGGAATCTGTAACACGACCACCAGGATTCTCCACAGATGCAGATTGTTCAATATTGTCACAAGAGGACATTACAGGCGCACCAAATTCAACATCAAACCAGAAAGCGAATCCGTGAAATGGTGCTAGAATGATTAACAAGATAAGGActtcaatgaaaataatcatcTCTGGCATCATACGAACTGTTAAGGTAAACAGAAAAAACTACGAGCTGCCAAGAGCCATAGTATCATTTGGCACAGTCTCTCTTACCAGTTATTCTCCCTCCCCAcaattgtattaaaaaaaatatgagctCATGAATGATAAGTgaataaagaaacaaaaaacgGGAAGAAAAATAGCAAGAATATGCACCTCGAGGGAACAAAATTAGGGGCACAGTAGTATGCAAGCATGCATGAAAGAGATGGATGAATACACATACTGACTCACAAGGGCTAGAGATGTATCATGGATGGGAAGTACTTTACCTCTCATCATTGACGCGAACTTAAATTTTGTAGAAACGCATTCTAGCTCATGAATTGTTACAGTACTACAGTCCACATGCTTTACCTGTCACAGGAGTTTGGAATCAAGTTCAAAAAGTCAAATGCTAGTAAAATGCATAATGTATAACTGCAAATTGAACATGTTACTACTGTATAAgggaaataattaaaaatagtttgtAACGGAGAAATTAATGGGTATTGAATGGCAATCAAATACTAATGCACAATGAGGAGACTAAAATGCAGTAAACTGTTATTCTGCGACTTCTCAGATCATTTTAAATTCTCAAAGAACGCAAAGTATTCACATAGAACTTTGAAACCAATCGCTGGAAATCCATGGTTTATCTGTCATTGCCTTGGTGTTCCCCATAAATAAACTGATGTTCAAAACCGACCAAGAGATTATTGTCTTAGATCAATAGACCCAAATCCCATCTCTGAGCCCAAATAGACAAATACTAATGTACAGAACCTAACATACACGTATTATATAGTCACCATGTGTTTGTCATTaagctttaatattttttgttgtataATTTCATGTCATCATCTACAGTTTCTGCACCTTTTTTCCCCCACTTTTTCACTGCCAAGCAACAACAGGATTTCATCTTTCCACCCCGAATGCAGTAAAAGTATCACCTACTCATGAAATCATAATTCTCATCctccattaaaaaaattacagcaAACCAGCGCATCTACAATGCTCGATTTTGATATATCTCatgattttcttaaaatttcagaaaattcttAAAGTTCCGATGAcaaattttgtttagaaaaattgaAAGTTGAAAATGTTTCGGTAGGTTAGGAATTTCAAAATTCTAGTAGAGAATTCTGAAATCTCTAAGGACATTAGAACAATACCATCGAATAATTGtggagatataatttttttcatctgtATTTCATTTGCGTAAGTTTTGGTATAATATTACAGAAAATTTCAATAGATTTTGGAAAATTTTCACCATATCTCCAGATTTTCGGTGGAAGTTTGCAAAAAAGAACTTCAAGTGAGACTTCGTTTTTGTGGGATAAAACCCCAACAAAAACCCAAAATTCGGGATATTTGAGTAAATTTAATACCATAGTCACGGCGTACCCCTAAATCACcaccaaaaaaagaaagagatggagacaagaaaacaaaaacaataggataataaataaaatgaacaggtaaaaacaaaacaaatgacAAAAGTGGAAATTAAGAGCCAAAAGGATCCCAAACAGTGCAGTTGTCCTGGTAAAGGCTATACCCAGTAGCCATGGAATAATCTTAAAAGCACAACATGTAATGCTGAAAGCTTTCTAGAAACAAACTAAATTCAGCAAGAGGTGCCAAATAACCTTACAGCAATAAAGAATAATTCATACAGCACACAAAAATGAAAAGGTTTTGGACGAATGAATACGAGTTAAAAAGACAGAATATTATGTGTATAGTGGATGAAAAAATAAAGATCTTAAATACATGGACTTACCACATTAGGCCATGTCAATACATTTTCACCAGAGATTAACTCAACAGAAGGCTCTTCAAATGCACACTGTTTTGCTAACGGCATCACGACAGACACTACACATAACCACAATACATCAACTATTGCAATGAAAAGTTAGAATGCGAAAGAGACAACTGGAAAATGGCCAATGCAGCAGTTAAGTGAAAAATCTTATGCCAATTATTTATTGACTACTGTGAAACCGTaagtgtaacgccccgaaaatttaaaggtccacgcaaaccacatgcatgcaattattaaattctcttgtattttaattaaatgttttaattccatggattaattatgttgtgcatatttacatgtttaaaaatatattttctacattgttgcataCCGAGGACTGAAAAACGTAAactgttttaattaaataattgtttttaattatttaaattatgggtgatgctttttcttatttttgaaaataaggaggctttgaggtgattttatacgccgggacgtaatttttatcggtgttggattttcaataaAAACTTGAACGTAttagcaacccggctaataaattcacaactttcctaaacaaaattattttaaaatcctaattaagcactaatgggcctaattgggtgcttaatgggcctaatcttaattaaagaaatattaaactatataatatgtaaaCCACCTCAAACCCTCACAATTTCCTACGCCTCAAATCAGAATTTTTGCTCTCCCAAACTAAccatatacacgacacacacacacaaaattttgaaggaaaaaggcaTCAAGTTTGCTAGAGTTTTCAAGCCGTCGTCCcacgtcgtcgttcttcaaatCGTCAACGATAATTCGCGCGTTTtacacgcaaaggcacgccatattctccttttactcatcatcacaccatattatgtatttaagtttgaatttgcatgaaaacaaagcacacaagttttattttcgtaactatgtgcATATATGCTTTAAACATGTGTTATTtgattccaaaatcatgtttttatatgttttagagggctgccatgattaggacttgATCAAGCATGAATTCACGTGAGTTTAGAGTCCTAAGAACACACCAAAACGCTGAACAACCACAGCACACACAAGCTGGAACCAAAATTCTGTCATGGTGTATGTAGGGCTCGGTTGTAAGGGCTGTGatgcatggcttggcttgggCCACGGCTGGGGCTTGGCctgggtcaagggaagagtcctagccacgctaggactcgagtcaggatggctggggaggagtcctagcaagctaggactcccacccgagaagcaCAAGGATAGCGTAGGTTGTTGCTGTGGTGCAGGGAAGagaggggctcggccagggggtctgggctgggctaggttaggtccttagggtcctaagagggtgcactaGGGTCTGGGCAAGGGCTGGTGCGGCTTGGGTGCGCTGTGGCTCGAAGGAACATGATGAAGTGCATGGGCAGCTTGTACGCACGAGGCTGCTGTCAATGCTTCAATGGTTTGCTGCTCACGTccagggcttgggttggtctgggtatgggctgggcgtggtccagggaaggttagggtcatgaggggtcaagtggttaagggctggaaggggTCCTAGCCTAGATAGGAGTCCTAAGGTCCCTAGGATACACATGCACAACACATGCAGAATATTGGGTCGAGTTCTAGGAGCTTTTCGAGCGGGCCAAGGCTGGTTTgacgggctgggcttggtcagtagggtccctaggtgggttggctaggttttggctcaaggtggctcgggcgtggctcgagtaaattaggagatggctcagtGTGTTCGATAacgtgtcaatttcgaaaatttaagaacaaaaattgaatccatgggtccacggctgtggctcatgacttggaagggtagaataaatactaaaaatgatatgtttaaaatttggggtcaaaataacaagttttggatttaatcgggatttaatcgcctcacggaacgctaattaacgagttaattgaaacgcctagttttaagctttataaaattatggaaaattaggtttaagcttaaataattattaaaagtctaagtttttaattttggaattttatattaaagtttggtttaattcgggattaaaacgcgttaataagtcttatttaaatattaatttaaaagtcatcgatttaagccaaataaaaatatgagaaaattcatgtaagcttaaataaatatttgggacatgttagagtcaatggaattaagaaaatgtcaaaaacgtgaaattttacgtccaggggtaaaacggtctttttacacctagaaattagtaaacgtcatgacagtgtcctgaatgctgttttatgtgctaatatgattattttcaatgattatgaattcttatatgttaatatgtcaattttaaatgtttatgcaatttttatgtttatggatttttacgttaaaatgtttattttaaacgtttatgatgttaaaatgtttattttaaaatgtttatggctttttatgatttttataagctaaaacgtttattttaaatgtttatggattttatgatttaacgtggacatctaaaagacatgttgcatgcttggtttaaaaagaaaaacgttatatgcaagtttaaatttcattaagtgatgagaatataaaacgttgaaggaagtgaagtaattgtgactaatacgatgatatgttggaaatgtcgtgagggtgatggtcccagggggagcccgacgatcgtgtttccttggatacggatatgtatatgtatacgataatatgttaatacgtaaggtcaaggcccagttgaccggtgagagtgttgctggtgtccccgccgcccagtactgtggttacatgtagatggatcaatcacccaacacgtagacgtagatgaacacgaaagtcacaattaacgatctaaattcaacgaaaagaaaaaagaatatgtatatgttgatgataatatgaatacgtatatgttgattatgatatgaatatgaatatgtttatgatggtatgaaaacgtttatgcaaaagtttatgataaagtttatgaaaatgtttatgtttaaagatgatgcatcattttgaaaatgtttttatttaaagtttatgcatcatgaaaatgtttttgtttaaagtttctgcatcttcatgaaaacgatattttaagtacaagtatttttcactattgtatttgatttttatacgtattatttggtatcaagaatatgatgtgttgagtctttagactcactaggtgtgattgatgcaggtggttatggaggtcttgatggttgactttgctggactgaaggtgcacataacccgaggaccgacgctagttttccgcactagttatgattaatgattttaagtgatgctaaagatatttttacgacgatttaatgaggagtggtttttgagagattatagtatgggctgtatttctcaaatatatagttggttgtgtttattttaaaatgatgtccaaaatattttatgtactttttgtggttcggccgatgctagggaggtttaaaaaaaaaaaattctagcacattttaagaaaaagaaagacaGACGTTTCAGTAAGAGACAAGGAAGTGGTCTCTAGGTTCGAGCAAGCTCTACAAGGCACATACCAGTAAGGGGGCAACGCGAGTAGAATTTCCTTTCTTTATAAAACACGGATCATATATTTGTTAAGCTTTTGATTACATTTTCTCAAACCTTGACGGGTTTCAAGGCTTTCTTCGAGAAAAGAATTTGTAGGGGGAAGGACagggtcattcataaaaaaaagacAAGGTGGCTTGCAAGAAAGGGAAATGGACCTTTCCAACCACATCAACAGTTAACTCGTCTCTGGACAAGGTCAGAGGAAAATCTACTTCCTCAACATCCCTATGGGAGGGTGACCGACTTCCTAAAGCAAAGATTCCACAACACAACAATATTATCATCGATTGTGAAGCCGTTTTAAATTGGATGCACAATAAAATAAGAGACATTTATTGTTTGGTACATTCAACATGAAGTGAAAGCAATAATGGATTTAAAAGTAATGACAACTTAGTGTGTCAAAAAGTCCAAATAGAGGCTAAAGAGTAACAAAATTGGTAAAACAACACAATTCTTGGCACCAAGTTCCGCCAAAATTTAAAACTCAATAGAGTCAGAAAATAGACTACTACAATAATGACATCATTCCTAATCAACATTATTTTGACTGGAAACCACGAAAAGTGTAGCTAGTACCTGTATTTCTCAGTATTAATGCCATAGAATTTCTACAATGATTGGAATCCACGATAGAACAAACTTTTAAGTCCATCTAATCtaatcaataaataaaacatttatgTGATAGGATATATTTCTGAACTAGAAAAGAAAGATAATACAAAATCTCATTCCCAGGCAATGCAGCTCAATAATTTCAAGAAATATAACTAACAGGATTCTCAGACGAATACTCACTATCGATTCCATAGACATTACGCCAAAAGTCAACACTTTCACCATATCGGCATGGATGTGAGACAGGGGCCATGTACAACTGCATAATGTATAAAGGATGACATTATGTGCACCAGATATTAGCTATTAAATGCTCTGGATAGAATCATGACTAAATGGTTTTGTATCCAATACCCAACTATGTAACAAAGAGATTAAACTTTGATATCAAGTAACATGGAGCTGGTCAGCTAAATAGCGAATTCAGTACAGCAGCCTCTACAGTTGGACAAATAGCATAATATGCGTGCTAAAAACTAGAAGCGATTAAGAGAAGGGAATAACTGATCTATACCGTGGCATTTGAGGGAAGTATAAGGCCTCCAGGTTTCAACCAACGGTCTCTAGCAGAAATGACACTCCCCAGCATGCTCTAGTAGGATGTCAAAAAGTCCATAAGGTGAAATAACAAGGAAAGAAGCCAATGCTCGAACCAGAGAAAAATGTAGTAATCCAAAATATTCACAAGAAAACGCATCAAGCAAACAGTTATGCTTCCATTTAAGACTATTGGCTATCATGTATCAAAACTTACCTCATACAGAAGCATGTAACCCATCCATTCCGAAATTATAACATCAACTTCCTCATCGATTTCAACATCCTGAGACCAGAAAACAGTTATTCTTCTATTCTTAATAATGAAAATACATCAACTTGTACTTTATAAAGAAGATCTGAAGTACATATAATAGTCACAATAAAAACCATGGTCAAAATGCTGGTTACAGTACTCTGACGCAGGTGTGATAGTCAGTCATTCCCCCACACCCCTTTCCCAAAATATTATTCTATTCTGCAAAAAAATAAAGTGAATTTTTGGTGTATAAAACCAGTTTCACCACCTACAGCCACCAccgccaaaaaaaaaaaaaagagaacagTTGAACCTTATCCCACTGACCGACACAATGTAACATCAAGGTCTACAAAGAATCTGATGTGAAGAAGTATTCAACACATAACTTCCAAAAGCAAACTCGAGAAGAGTCAACAGGTCATAATTATAGAGAGCACATTATTCTTAACAACATTACAATTGTTTTCGGGCAAAAACGTATTCTCACACCCATGAattattacttatttcaaaGAACATAGCCTTTTGCACTGTGCCTTTAGCCTTTTCAGGTAACAGGAAATTTTAACCGCGTCCACTCCTCATGGCTGCCACACACAAATCCACTCTTGATAGTCTCTGAACAAATCTAATAATTTCAAGTAAGATATGATGGGTAAACTAATTTGATACAATTGCGAAAAttgtcaaattaaaaaattcagaACATAGAGGATGATATGTTTTCCTCTTGAAAATCAAATTATAGATAAAGTACCGGTGAAAAATAGATAATCTTGCTGAGAGAATTGGGAATTGATAAAG
The DNA window shown above is from Primulina huaijiensis isolate GDHJ02 chromosome 12, ASM1229523v2, whole genome shotgun sequence and carries:
- the LOC140989833 gene encoding probable protein arginine N-methyltransferase 6 isoform X1, with translation MSQAIGGGDGEVYGNGNHHGGGVHSIGRRIRRSNRRSRDSGGGSDPRAPHPRQEKDKAPLPCTDFDVAYFHSYAHLGIHEEMIKDRVRTETYRNAIFQHQDRIEGKVVVDVGCGTGILSIFCAQAGARRVYAVDASNIAVQANEVVKANNLSDTITVLHGRVEVASLSIPNSLSKIIYFSPDVEIDEEVDVIISEWMGYMLLYESMLGSVISARDRWLKPGGLILPSNATLYMAPVSHPCRYGESVDFWRNVYGIDMSVVMPLAKQCAFEEPSVELISGENVLTWPNVVKHVDCSTVTIHELECVSTKFKFASMMRAPFHGFAFWFDVEFGAPVMSSCDNIEQSASVENPGGRVTDSSQKKKRSNPNDTLVLSTSPEEAPTHWQQTLVYFYDPIEVEQDQLIEGSVTLSQSKENPRFMNIHLEYASNGCFFVKESVMR